The following proteins come from a genomic window of Edaphobacter sp. 4G125:
- a CDS encoding aldolase has protein sequence MASKTVTVVEPEVPLRYTETFFPLGFPVQIETNRFKVLTIARNGWGMLTPRYSREPLRIALEIVDGFPGMLRDRPECRVVESSLEITFNQNNKVIVNLADGVAQGRLDSAILQNQASFQYYVLEAAVSSMISTMHAVALHAACVDWNGSGVMLCGDSGVGKTSLAYACSVAGWGYLSDDASYLLLNGSDRTVTGNSRQIRFRDAAIRLFPELAGREITPRAVGKPSIEIETNELGPIRCIESTTVQHILFLNRSSESDPGLYPIKRQHVLDYFAKYLLLPTEADSRARLALDRLINAQTYELRYQRLDWAVKQMRSLVEAGR, from the coding sequence CCGGTTCAGATAGAAACCAATCGCTTTAAAGTGTTGACGATTGCACGGAATGGCTGGGGAATGCTGACTCCGCGATACTCGCGAGAGCCGCTCCGGATAGCACTCGAGATCGTTGACGGTTTCCCAGGGATGTTAAGAGATCGACCCGAATGCCGAGTCGTTGAAAGTTCATTGGAGATCACTTTCAATCAGAACAACAAAGTCATTGTTAACCTTGCGGACGGCGTTGCCCAGGGGCGCTTGGACAGCGCCATTCTGCAGAATCAAGCGAGCTTCCAGTATTACGTGCTTGAAGCGGCTGTGTCGTCAATGATCTCCACGATGCATGCTGTTGCCCTGCACGCCGCATGTGTCGATTGGAACGGAAGCGGTGTCATGCTGTGTGGAGACTCGGGGGTAGGGAAGACCTCATTGGCATACGCCTGCTCCGTTGCAGGGTGGGGTTATTTGTCGGACGATGCGAGTTATCTGCTGCTCAATGGTTCTGATCGCACGGTGACGGGTAACAGTCGGCAGATACGATTTCGCGATGCAGCGATCCGATTATTCCCAGAGCTAGCGGGACGAGAAATAACACCGCGAGCCGTAGGTAAGCCGTCCATCGAGATAGAGACAAACGAGCTCGGTCCTATCCGGTGTATCGAAAGCACGACTGTACAACACATCCTCTTTTTGAATCGTAGTTCCGAATCAGATCCAGGACTCTATCCGATAAAGAGGCAACATGTCCTGGACTATTTCGCAAAGTATCTCCTCTTGCCAACCGAGGCTGACTCACGTGCTCGATTGGCGCTCGACCGCCTGATCAATGCGCAGACCTACGAATTGCGATATCAGCGACTTGATTGGGCCGTGAAGCAGATGCGCAGCCTGGTGGAGGCCGGACGATGA
- a CDS encoding nucleotidyltransferase family protein has protein sequence MITEFESRLSNNSVIPMEIKALMAALHLTNRQFDGLRELSDEQWQRLFHFSDLAHVSLSLAALGIEGLPVWVADRLQKNLEDNRRRFQRVRDTYTEAAKTLRSAGVDFIVIKGFTLAPDFVPAPWLRQQSDIDLYCAPQDIARAEAALATVGYVPDRRLNYGFADHVPTLIRKGEWHWQGNAFDPDMPLSIELHFCLWNRKISLLPIQLDEYFMGRSEVREIACLPVPSFTLIDQIGYLSMHILRNLLGGDCILHHLFELASFLAARAHDAVLWKTWHILHEESLRQKEVLAFELARLWFGCDLPATVEDMIAELPEAQLLWLRYFTFSPLEGMFLANKDALWLHWCLLEGSKQKAILLRRHLFPNQTANLNVPWAVLNERKAHEGDEFADRRSKVVRLIEYYCRRLLPYCALRARTLYRGAVWAVQDELL, from the coding sequence ATGATAACTGAATTCGAATCTAGGCTATCGAATAACTCCGTTATTCCGATGGAGATAAAAGCACTGATGGCTGCCCTCCATCTAACGAATAGACAGTTTGATGGCCTGCGAGAACTCAGCGACGAGCAATGGCAGCGCTTGTTTCACTTTAGTGATCTTGCACACGTCAGTCTGTCGCTCGCCGCGCTCGGTATCGAGGGTTTGCCGGTTTGGGTTGCTGATCGACTTCAAAAGAATCTTGAAGACAATCGGAGGCGCTTTCAACGTGTGAGAGATACCTACACTGAAGCGGCCAAGACCCTTCGCTCTGCCGGCGTCGATTTCATTGTGATAAAAGGCTTCACGCTTGCCCCTGATTTCGTGCCTGCGCCATGGTTGCGCCAGCAGTCGGACATTGATCTCTATTGTGCGCCGCAGGACATTGCTCGCGCAGAGGCGGCGCTCGCTACCGTCGGGTATGTCCCCGATAGAAGGTTGAACTATGGATTTGCCGATCACGTTCCAACGTTAATCAGGAAGGGTGAGTGGCATTGGCAAGGCAATGCCTTTGATCCGGACATGCCACTGTCAATTGAGCTTCACTTCTGCCTCTGGAATCGTAAGATCTCGCTACTACCCATTCAGCTAGATGAATATTTTATGGGGCGGTCCGAAGTGCGAGAGATCGCGTGCCTGCCGGTTCCATCGTTTACTCTCATAGATCAGATTGGGTATCTTTCGATGCATATCCTGAGAAATCTATTGGGCGGTGATTGCATCTTGCACCATCTCTTCGAGCTGGCTTCATTCTTGGCAGCGAGAGCACATGATGCAGTTTTGTGGAAAACATGGCATATCCTGCATGAAGAATCACTGAGGCAGAAGGAAGTACTTGCCTTCGAGTTGGCGAGGCTATGGTTTGGGTGTGACCTGCCTGCCACTGTAGAAGACATGATCGCTGAATTACCTGAAGCGCAGCTTCTTTGGTTGAGATATTTTACTTTCTCTCCATTAGAAGGGATGTTCCTGGCGAACAAAGATGCATTATGGTTACATTGGTGTCTGCTTGAAGGTTCTAAACAAAAGGCGATCCTGTTGCGCAGACACTTGTTTCCCAACCAGACAGCAAATCTTAACGTACCATGGGCTGTTCTGAACGAACGAAAGGCTCACGAGGGCGACGAATTCGCTGACAGGCGAAGTAAAGTTGTGCGCCTAATCGAATACTATTGTCGTCGACTCCTTCCGTACTGTGCGTTACGTGCCAGAACGCTATACCGAGGTGCGGTCTGGGCTGTGCAAGACGAACTTCTATGA
- a CDS encoding radical SAM/SPASM domain-containing protein: MRQIRPHFPIYARSTIQQANAGCLRETVNAAKDICSDSISFLAVDTSSQAFNRDLIWPIPRQAEIGIASYEAALLEEELELLIAQNVEDFASGYIVENPEKLRRIVSYFRRILGELPLLAPMCNAPWVSAVVEVDGAIRPCFFHKKIGSTELLPLHLALNTSEAKAFRQVLDVKSNPTCQRCVCSLNYDS; this comes from the coding sequence TTGCGGCAAATTCGTCCACATTTTCCTATCTATGCACGAAGCACCATCCAACAAGCAAATGCCGGCTGTCTTCGAGAGACCGTCAATGCAGCGAAAGATATTTGCTCCGACTCCATATCGTTCCTGGCTGTCGACACTTCATCTCAGGCATTCAATCGAGATTTGATATGGCCCATCCCACGACAAGCAGAAATCGGAATCGCATCTTACGAAGCGGCACTCCTTGAAGAGGAGCTTGAACTTCTCATCGCGCAAAACGTCGAAGATTTCGCAAGCGGGTACATCGTGGAGAATCCAGAAAAGTTAAGACGAATAGTCAGCTACTTTCGGCGCATCCTCGGAGAATTGCCCCTCCTTGCCCCGATGTGCAACGCGCCATGGGTCTCAGCTGTCGTTGAAGTTGACGGCGCCATTCGACCATGCTTCTTCCACAAGAAAATAGGCAGTACGGAATTATTGCCACTGCATCTAGCGCTAAACACATCGGAAGCAAAGGCCTTCCGTCAGGTACTCGATGTCAAAAGCAACCCGACCTGCCAGCGTTGTGTCTGCTCTCTGAACTACGACTCATAG
- a CDS encoding B12-binding domain-containing radical SAM protein: MSHKVILFYPPYEGQPLGAPLCLLALAATLRQNGFEPVIIDAAVVPQYKKAISETLADALCLGISVLTGPMIRGAIEVAKLAKSLHPNLPVVFGGWHPTLLPDQTLAEPYIDVVVRGQGEITFCKVVEAFAGGLSLKNITGISWKTGVMRTHNPDRPVVPLDDLPLPAFDLVDYDAYERAEGMRKLAYATSIGCPYACNYCTDTVFYKRRFNALSAERVVREMTELVRRYKIEEIALLDSNFPVDLRRAIAIAKGIVDSGIKFRWTFQASTDFICRMTEDEIRLLSASGVMHMGFGTESASETVLKLMNKRHQHIDEMYETARRAAIGNIKVTFNLIFGYPEETEVDRQITFKTMSDIGRRFSNARFSPNIFTPYPGIPIWPQLRQMGVSEPRSLKEWGDLALGVNMLPWLRDVNLIRFNRMLHYFLIDRHADRSSHGATRIQRAFRKILVKPVRWRIDHGNYSFPWEIWINALSEHLVRRRSLIDGRELPTEAVNVC; this comes from the coding sequence GCAGTATAAGAAAGCAATTTCAGAAACTCTTGCTGATGCTTTGTGCCTGGGCATCTCAGTTCTGACCGGACCTATGATCCGCGGCGCAATAGAAGTCGCGAAACTTGCTAAGTCCTTACACCCGAACTTGCCTGTGGTCTTCGGCGGATGGCACCCAACGCTGCTTCCTGATCAGACACTCGCAGAACCTTACATCGACGTTGTAGTCCGTGGACAGGGAGAAATCACATTTTGTAAGGTCGTCGAGGCTTTCGCAGGGGGCCTCTCTTTGAAGAATATTACCGGCATCTCATGGAAGACCGGTGTGATGCGAACACATAATCCTGATCGCCCCGTTGTACCGCTCGACGACCTGCCGCTACCTGCATTCGACCTGGTTGACTACGACGCATACGAAAGAGCAGAAGGCATGCGAAAACTAGCGTACGCAACCAGCATCGGATGTCCGTACGCGTGTAATTACTGCACCGACACGGTCTTTTACAAACGTAGATTCAATGCATTATCCGCCGAACGCGTTGTACGCGAAATGACGGAGCTGGTACGGCGTTACAAGATTGAAGAGATTGCTCTGCTTGATTCGAACTTTCCTGTAGATCTTCGCCGTGCAATCGCGATTGCGAAGGGCATAGTTGACTCCGGCATAAAGTTTCGTTGGACGTTCCAGGCTTCAACCGACTTTATCTGTCGCATGACAGAAGATGAGATTCGTCTTTTGAGTGCCAGCGGGGTAATGCATATGGGTTTCGGTACGGAATCCGCTTCCGAGACAGTTCTGAAATTGATGAACAAGCGGCATCAGCATATCGATGAGATGTATGAGACGGCTCGGCGCGCCGCGATCGGAAACATCAAGGTTACGTTCAATCTCATCTTCGGTTACCCAGAAGAGACAGAGGTCGATCGGCAGATCACTTTCAAAACAATGAGTGACATCGGCAGACGTTTCTCCAATGCGCGCTTTTCACCAAATATCTTTACGCCTTATCCAGGCATTCCTATCTGGCCTCAACTGCGCCAGATGGGCGTTAGCGAGCCGCGCAGCCTGAAGGAGTGGGGCGATCTTGCTCTTGGCGTCAATATGCTTCCGTGGCTGCGGGACGTCAATCTGATCCGCTTCAATCGCATGCTTCACTACTTTCTTATCGATCGCCACGCCGATCGCTCGTCTCACGGGGCCACACGGATACAGCGAGCATTCAGAAAAATTCTGGTAAAGCCGGTGCGTTGGCGGATCGATCATGGAAACTATTCCTTTCCATGGGAAATATGGATTAATGCTCTCTCTGAGCATCTCGTGCGGAGACGCTCCCTAATCGATGGTAGAGAATTACCGACCGAGGCCGTGAATGTCTGTTGA